The Streptomyces sp. NBC_00569 genomic sequence TCAGGTAGCAGCCCTCGATGACGAACTCCTCGCGCTCGCGCAGTTCGGCGTCGGTGAGCTGCTTGTAGTAGTCGCGCAGGGCCATCCGCCCGAAGGCCACGTGGCGGGCCTCGTCCTGCATCACGTACGCGAGGATCTGCTGGGGCAGCGGCTTGTCCGTGGTGTCGCGGATCATGCCGAACGCGGCGAGCGCCAGGCCCTCGATGAGGACCTGCATGCCGAGGTAGGGCATGTCCCAGCGGGAGTCGCGCAGGGTGTCACCGAGCAGCGACTGGAGGTTGTCGTTGATCGGGTAGAGCATCCCGACCTTCTCGTGCAGGAAGCGGCCGAAGATCTCCGCGTGCCGGGCCTCGTCCATGGTCTGGGTGGCCGAGTAGAACTTGGCGTCCATGTCGGGGACGGACTCGACGATGCGGGCGGCGCACACCATCGCGCCCTGCTCACCGTGCAGGAACTGGCTGAACTGCCAGGACGCGTAGTGCTTGCGCAGCTCGCCCTTGTCCTGGTCCGTCATCTTCGCCCAGTGCCGGGTGCCGTAGAGGGTGAGCGCCTCGTCGGGGGTGCCGAGCGGGTTGTGGGGGTCGACCTCGAGATCCCAGTCGATGCGCTTGGCGCCGTCCCACTGCTTGTCCTTGCCCTTCTGGTAGAGCGCGAGGAGGCGGTCCCTGCCCTCGTCGTACTCCCAGCTGAATCTCGCCGCGCCGGCCGCCGGTATCTGCCAGCCGAGCTCCCGGGGCGCCCTGGTGTACAGCTCATGCGTCGACATACAGGCAGGCTCACACGCTCGTGGACACCGGGTCAACAAGTCGCGCACAGGGGATTGACGGCCTTGCTGACAGGCAGTCTCATAAGTCGTGACCGCCGGTAACTCCTGTGCCGCGGCGCCCGTTTACCGTACGACGAGGTGGGACAGTCATGACGACCGTGACGGAAGCCGACGCGTTCGAGGGTCTGCGCGACGCGCTCGGGCTGCTCAAGGACCGCGAGCAGGTGGCCGAACGTCTGCTCGACTCCTCCGCCAAGCACTCCTTCGACCCGGACAAGGAACTGGACTGGGACGCCCCCGACGTCGAGGGCATGTGGTACTGGCCCCCGGAGCTCTGCTCGCTCTACGACACTCCCATGTGGAAGCGGATGCCGCAGGAGCAGCGCATCGAGCTCTCCAAGTACGAGGCCGCCTCGATGGCCTCCATGGGCGTCTGGTTCGAGATCATCCTGATGCAGCTCCTCGTACGGCACATCTACGACAAGTCGCTGACCAGCAGCCATGTGCGCTACGCCCTCACGGAGATCGCCGACGAGTGCCGGCACTCCATGATGTTCGCCCGCATGATCAAGCGGAGCGTCGGCGAGGGCTTCCCCATGCCGCGCATCCACCACAACCTGGGGCGCGTACTCAAGACGATCTCCACGACGCCGGGATCCTTCGCGGCCACGCTGCTCGGCGAGGAGATCATCGACTGGATGCAGCGGATGACGTTCCCGGACGAGCGCGTCCAGCCGCTGGTGCGCGGCATCACCCGCATCCACGTGATCGAGGAGGCTCGGCACGTGCGCTACGCCCGTGAGGAGCTGCGCCGCCAGATGGTGACGTGCGGCCCGGCCGAGGCGGCGTACACCCGGATCGTGTGCGGCGAGGCGGCCCGCGTGATCTACACGGCGTTCCACAACCCGGCGGCCTACGAACGGGCGGGGCTCGACCCGAAGGAGGCGCTGGCGCAGGTCAAGGCCAGCGGCCACCGCCGCGAGATCATGCAGACCGGCGCCAAGCGCCTCACCGACTTCCTGGACGACATCGGGGTCATGCGGGGCATCGGACGCAGGCTGTGGAAGTCGTCCGGTCTGCTCGCCTGACCGCCACGCGGCGCGGCCGCACATCGATAACAGCCTGGACGACATCGAGGTCGTGCGGGGCATCGGACGCAGGCTGTGGAAGTCGTCCGGGCTGCTCGTCCGGGACTGCGCCCGGGGCCGTGCGGCGCGCCTCCGTACAGGACCTCCGCACGAAAAGCCGGTTACGCTGCGGGACATGACCTCGGCACCCGGCACCCGCGCGTACCGACGGCTCAGCGTCGAGGAGCGTCGCAGTCAGCTCCTCGTCGCCGCGCTGTCCCTCTTCGCGCACCGGGCACCCGAGGAGGTGTCCCTCGACGACGTGGCGGAGGTGGCCGGTGTCTCACGGCCGCTCGTCTACCGGTACTTCCCCGGCGGCAAGCAGCAGTTGTACGAGGCCGCGCTGCGCTCCGCGGCCGACGAGCTGGAGAAGTGCTTCGCGGAACCGCAGGAAGGACCGCTGAGCGGCCGCCTCACGCGGGCGCTCGACCGCTACCTCGGGTTCGTGGACCAGCACGACATGGGGTTCGCCGCCCTGCTCCAGGGCGGCAGCGTCGTGGAGACGTCGCGCACGACGTCGATCGTGGACGGCGTGCGCAGGGCGGCGGCCGAGCACATCCTGAGCCATCTCGCCGTGGCGGACCCGGGTCCCCGGTTGCGGATGACCGTACGCATGTGGATCACGGCGGTGGAGGCGGCCTCGCTGATCTGGCTCGACGAGGACAAGAAGCCGCCGCTGGACGAGCTGCGCGACGGGCTCGTCGACCAGTTCATGGCGGTCCTCACGGCGACGGCGGGCCGCGACCCGCAGACCGCCGGGGCGGTGCGGCACGCGCTGGCCCTGGAGACGCCGGACGGGCCCGTGGGCCGGCTGGCACGCCTGGCGCTTCCCGTGGTGAGCGACGCGGCACATCTGTTCTGAATCCTCCCCCCTCATGAACGAGGGCGGGAAACAGGTGAGACTGGTGCCGTGAAGAGCGAAGAGACGCCGTTCGTCGGCGGGCCGATGGACGGGCGGGTGCTGCCTGTGCTGCTCGGGCCCACGGGGCATCCGCCGAAGGTGTACCGCATCCCCGTGCCGGGCCCCGACGGCTCCGCGGGCACGGTGCTGATCTACCGCCGGGTCCCGATGGTCCCCGGCAAGATCCGGTTCACCCGCCGCTGGAAGTACGAGTACGACCCCTCGGGACGCGACGACAGCGGGCTCCGGTGGCCCTGGTCCAAGCCGCGCCCGCAGCAGTCGACTTCGTAGATCATCTTCATGGATCGCCTTCGTGGAGTCCCCCGCCCGGGTGAGGTCCTTGGGCCGAACCGCCCAGCAGGTGGCTCGCGGGCAGGCGGACGTGTCGATGCTCACGGTGCGGGACGGACGGGCTGCCCCGCACCGGAGGTGATGACGTGTCAGGAAGCCTTCTGCGGTGGGCCTGTGCCGCGACGGTGGCCTCAATGCTCGCGGCGCCGGGACCCGCGACCGCTGCGACCGCACCGGCCCCGGGACCCCTTCCGGCGGCCGGCAGCAAGTCCGTCCCCACACTTCTGACGGATCTTCAGCGTCTGTACCGGGAGGCCGAGAAGGCCACGGAGACATACAACGCGACTGCGGAGAAGCTCAAGAAGCGCCGGAAGACGGCCGGTGACCTGGCCCGCAAGCTGGCCGTGGCCCGCAGCTCGCTCCACGACAGCCGCGGCGCGGCGGGCCGTCTGGCCCGCGAGCAGTACCAGGGCAGCAGCAACATCTCCCCCTACCTGCGCCTGCTCCTCGCCCACGACCCGCAGCACGCCCTCGACCAGGGCCATGTGATCCGGCGCGTGGCCCAGGAGCGCATGGCGACCGTGGACCGGCTCGTCGGCGGCGAGAAGCGTGCCGACGGACTGGCGGCCCAGGCCCGCAAGGCGCTCGACGAGCAGACCCGGCTCTCGGAGCGGCAGAGGAAGGACCGGGACGCGGTCCGGACCCGCCTCAAGGACGTCGAGAAGCTGCTCGCCTCGCTCAGCTCGGACCAGCTCGCCGAGCTGACCCGCCTGGAGGACACCGGGATGGCGAAGGCTCAGAAGACGTTCATGGCGTCGGGCGCGCTCAGCTCGAAGCGGACACCGTCGCGGGCCGGGGACACGGCACTCGCGTACGCGGTGAAACAGATCGGGAAGCCGTACGTGTGGGGCGCGGAAGGGCCCGCGGCGTTCGACTGCTCGGGGCTCACGTCGCAGGCGTGGGAGCACGCGGGCCAGGACATCCCCCGCACGTCGCAGGAGCAGTGGGCGCGGCTGCCCCGCGTCCCGCTGAACGAGCTACGGCCCGGGGACCTCGTCGTGTACTTCCCCGAGGCCACGCACGTGGCGATGTACCTGGGCGACGGCATGGTGGTGCAGGCGCCACGGCCGGGCGCGAAGGTCAAGGTGTCGCCGATCGCGGCCAACCCGCTGCTCGGCGCCGTCCGCCCCGATCAGGGCGCCACGTCGATGAAGGACTACACCCCGCCGCGGCTGCCCGAGGGCGCGACGGGCGGCGACGACACCGGATACGGCGCCGCGGGGGCGCCCACCGGCTGACCGGTGCGCGCCCCGCCGCGGATCAGCCGGTGACGGAGGCCAGGTAGGCGTTCGTCTTCTCCGGCTCAGAGAAACCACACGACGGCCCGATGGGCGTTCTACCAGCAGTTTCGCCCCAACGGGCGGACCCATGACGGGCCGTGGGCCGCCTCTGGGCCGTCACAGCGATCGTTGGCCCCTCTCGTAGACGGTCGCGATGGCAGTCCGCGTCCGCGCCTGGCTGCTTGGCATGAGGTGGGCGTAGATCCTCAGCGTCAGGGCCGCATTGCTGTGCCCAAGGTACTCACTCACGGCCTTGATGTTCTCGCCGCTGTCGAGGAGCGCCGACGCGTAGAAGTGCCTCAGCGCGTGCATGCCGTGCTCGCGTGCCGCCGAATGCGCATCGTCCTTCGTCGCCGGCGCGGGAAGGACTCCGGCCGCGACGAGAGCGGGTTTCCACGCGTAGTCGTTCAGGGAGGTGCGCCACACATGATTGCCGCCGGCCGCTGTGAAGATGATCCTGTGAGTCACCTTCGGCCCGTCAACCGTCTTCCACGGCAGGGTGATCTCGACTGGCGGGAAACGCTTCATGTGGGCCCTGAGCGCTTCCGCAACGGGTCCGGGGAGAGGGACATCCCGCGTCTTGCCGCCCTTAGGAAGGGCGAACACGGGCTTGCTCCGGCTGAGCTTCAGCTGTTGGACCACGTGAAGCGTGTCTGACTCGAAGTCGACAGCATCCACCGCAATGCCGAGGATCTCCCCCTGCCGCATGCCGCACCCGGCCCCTAGGTCGACCATCGCCCGGTACCGCTCCGGCAACGCGTCCTGCACCGCGAACACGCGCTCCGCCGACCACGGCACGACGCGCTTCGGGTCAAGCTTCGGCGGCTTCACCGAGCGAGCCGAGACGGGGTTACGGCTGAGGTAGCCGTCATCGACGGCCGCGCTCAAAGCGGCGCGTACGTTCGCGTAGATGATGCGGCCGTACGAGCCCGGCACCTTCGCTTCGAGCACCGCTACCCACTCACGGATGTGCTCCGGCTTGAACGACCCGAGCGGTCGAGTCCCGATGTACGGGAAAGCGTGCAGGCCGAGTTGAGACTTCATGGACTCGATGGTGTTCGGGTCCGCCCCGAGCGTGCTGAGCCACTTCTCTGTGTACTGCTCAAAGGTCTGCTTGGCCGTGCTCGGGTCGACGTACTGACCGCTACCCATGTCGGTCTCAATTTTGTTCAGCCACTTCTCGGCAAGGCGCTTTTGTCCATCGCGGAAGCTCTTGGACTTCTCGGTGCCGTCGGGTCCGACGAACCGTGCGCGGTAGCGGAGCCCGGTGCCATAACGCTCGGTCTTGACGCGAACGGCCTTGCCTTCGGGCGAGGGCTCTGTCTTGTACCAGCGGTCTTGGATGTGGCCGGCCATGTGGCAGCGAACCTTTCTTGGAAAGGAGAAGGGAGGGCCACCTGGTGGCCCTCCCTGGGGAGTCGTGCTGTGAGGCTTGGTGTCAGGCTGCGGAGGCGTCCTGGCGTTTGCGTGCGGCGATGTAGGCGTAGACGTCGGCGGGGTCATAGCGGACGTGCTTGCCGATGCGGAAGCCAGGCGGGCCAGTGCGCTTCTTGCGCCACTGGTAGACGGTCTCCAACGGGACCTTGAACAAAGTGGCGATGTCCTCGGGGACGAGGTAGCAGTCCGGGAGGCCGCCCCGAAGGGTTTCTATGGCTGTCTTGGGTGCCATGTGTGGGGTCTCCTTGGGCGCCTTGGGCGTGCGAGAACCTGGGATCCGCTGACAGAACTGACAGAACCTCGGCGTATGGCCTCTGACCTGCACGTATGGACTGGTCGGGATCTTTGACAGAACTGAATTAAAACCTGACAGAACCTCTTGGGAGGGGGTTCTGTCACAGCGCCCCCGGCGCAGGGCCGGGGGTTCTGTCAGCATTAAATTCAGTTCTGTCACAACCGCGATCACGGCCGTTTGTGCAGGTCAGGGGTCTTGTCGGGGAGTTCTGTCAGTTCTGTCAGCGGGTTGGGGGTTGTGTCAGGCGCCCCGGCCGATGCGGGGGTGGGTCTCGTAGCGGGGCGAGGGCGGCCGGCCACCGCGTCCGGTGCGCGGGGGCGGCGGCTGCTGGCGGATCCAGCCGTGCTCTTCGAGCAGGGCCAGGGCGGGGTCGAGGTCGCCGATGGCAGGGAAGTCAGCCCGTCGCAGGGCCCGGAACAGCTCCCGCTTGGTGATCTGAGCCGGGCGGCTGCTGAGCAGGTGGGCCAGGACGTTCAGAGCGGCATCGTGGGCCGGGTCGGCGCTCATGGTGTCGAACACGTCCAGGGCGTGCGCGGTGAAGTAGACGCCCAGCTCGGTCGCGGCGGC encodes the following:
- a CDS encoding ferritin-like domain-containing protein; translation: MSTHELYTRAPRELGWQIPAAGAARFSWEYDEGRDRLLALYQKGKDKQWDGAKRIDWDLEVDPHNPLGTPDEALTLYGTRHWAKMTDQDKGELRKHYASWQFSQFLHGEQGAMVCAARIVESVPDMDAKFYSATQTMDEARHAEIFGRFLHEKVGMLYPINDNLQSLLGDTLRDSRWDMPYLGMQVLIEGLALAAFGMIRDTTDKPLPQQILAYVMQDEARHVAFGRMALRDYYKQLTDAELREREEFVIEGCYLMRDRLRGVEVLENFGISKAEAEEYSEQSEFLALFRQLLFSRIVPCVKDIGLWGKRLQQAYVDMGVFEMGNSNLDQLMAQDEEIAEKLDAERFAAEELERVAEVESTIGEGAQLP
- a CDS encoding tyrosine-type recombinase/integrase, producing the protein MAGHIQDRWYKTEPSPEGKAVRVKTERYGTGLRYRARFVGPDGTEKSKSFRDGQKRLAEKWLNKIETDMGSGQYVDPSTAKQTFEQYTEKWLSTLGADPNTIESMKSQLGLHAFPYIGTRPLGSFKPEHIREWVAVLEAKVPGSYGRIIYANVRAALSAAVDDGYLSRNPVSARSVKPPKLDPKRVVPWSAERVFAVQDALPERYRAMVDLGAGCGMRQGEILGIAVDAVDFESDTLHVVQQLKLSRSKPVFALPKGGKTRDVPLPGPVAEALRAHMKRFPPVEITLPWKTVDGPKVTHRIIFTAAGGNHVWRTSLNDYAWKPALVAAGVLPAPATKDDAHSAAREHGMHALRHFYASALLDSGENIKAVSEYLGHSNAALTLRIYAHLMPSSQARTRTAIATVYERGQRSL
- a CDS encoding helix-turn-helix transcriptional regulator; translation: MAPKTAIETLRGGLPDCYLVPEDIATLFKVPLETVYQWRKKRTGPPGFRIGKHVRYDPADVYAYIAARKRQDASAA
- a CDS encoding AurF N-oxygenase family protein, whose product is MTTVTEADAFEGLRDALGLLKDREQVAERLLDSSAKHSFDPDKELDWDAPDVEGMWYWPPELCSLYDTPMWKRMPQEQRIELSKYEAASMASMGVWFEIILMQLLVRHIYDKSLTSSHVRYALTEIADECRHSMMFARMIKRSVGEGFPMPRIHHNLGRVLKTISTTPGSFAATLLGEEIIDWMQRMTFPDERVQPLVRGITRIHVIEEARHVRYAREELRRQMVTCGPAEAAYTRIVCGEAARVIYTAFHNPAAYERAGLDPKEALAQVKASGHRREIMQTGAKRLTDFLDDIGVMRGIGRRLWKSSGLLA
- a CDS encoding TetR/AcrR family transcriptional regulator, producing the protein MTSAPGTRAYRRLSVEERRSQLLVAALSLFAHRAPEEVSLDDVAEVAGVSRPLVYRYFPGGKQQLYEAALRSAADELEKCFAEPQEGPLSGRLTRALDRYLGFVDQHDMGFAALLQGGSVVETSRTTSIVDGVRRAAAEHILSHLAVADPGPRLRMTVRMWITAVEAASLIWLDEDKKPPLDELRDGLVDQFMAVLTATAGRDPQTAGAVRHALALETPDGPVGRLARLALPVVSDAAHLF
- a CDS encoding C40 family peptidase, whose amino-acid sequence is MSGSLLRWACAATVASMLAAPGPATAATAPAPGPLPAAGSKSVPTLLTDLQRLYREAEKATETYNATAEKLKKRRKTAGDLARKLAVARSSLHDSRGAAGRLAREQYQGSSNISPYLRLLLAHDPQHALDQGHVIRRVAQERMATVDRLVGGEKRADGLAAQARKALDEQTRLSERQRKDRDAVRTRLKDVEKLLASLSSDQLAELTRLEDTGMAKAQKTFMASGALSSKRTPSRAGDTALAYAVKQIGKPYVWGAEGPAAFDCSGLTSQAWEHAGQDIPRTSQEQWARLPRVPLNELRPGDLVVYFPEATHVAMYLGDGMVVQAPRPGAKVKVSPIAANPLLGAVRPDQGATSMKDYTPPRLPEGATGGDDTGYGAAGAPTG